A stretch of the Bacillus sp. BGMRC 2118 genome encodes the following:
- a CDS encoding zinc ribbon domain-containing protein, which translates to MSSNLQSKLGEGLSKFQGGIEQGKQKLQIAQEVSRLKKEMNDTSTRKSKVLLEVGQAAYKKIRNGEITDPELIELTTKLVGYDSTIYQSITKITELQLSTDHNQEMICPSCQTANDEHAKFCGSCGEKILVEKLVDTEESEHCVKCEQSIPLDAHFCPCCGNKVGSY; encoded by the coding sequence TTGTCTAGTAATCTTCAATCTAAGTTAGGGGAAGGATTGTCTAAATTTCAAGGTGGTATTGAACAAGGAAAGCAAAAGCTCCAAATTGCACAGGAAGTAAGTCGGCTGAAAAAGGAAATGAATGACACCTCAACCCGAAAATCAAAAGTCCTCCTAGAGGTAGGTCAAGCCGCATATAAGAAGATTCGAAACGGGGAGATTACAGACCCTGAATTAATTGAACTGACAACTAAACTAGTAGGATATGATTCTACCATCTACCAATCTATTACCAAAATAACAGAGCTGCAATTGTCTACAGATCATAACCAGGAGATGATTTGCCCGTCTTGTCAAACTGCCAATGATGAGCATGCCAAGTTTTGTGGAAGCTGCGGAGAAAAGATACTAGTAGAAAAGCTAGTAGACACAGAAGAATCAGAACACTGTGTGAAATGTGAACAATCAATTCCACTCGATGCTCATTTCTGTCCTTGTTGTGGAAATAAAGTGGGTAGTTACTAG
- a CDS encoding N-acetylmuramoyl-L-alanine amidase translates to MRKVVLFLSCFLILVGCESLFQEQSEEGILRVHNVANKDTALQTKAFFQQAVLPSADSKPITSTKRFVVVIDPGHQKKANLEKEPIGPGATETKMKVSGGTTGTTTGKPEYQLTLEASLLLKTVLEERGIDVFLTRESNDVNISNRERAEYANHQEADLFIRMHADGSTNQRVRGFHILVPAQNGTYTKEIYETSLQASEVILDVLKEDSTVAVRGEGVSFREDITGFNWSSVTTILLELGYMTNPEDDRNLSNPEYLLHLMNQLATGIERFASDLGKE, encoded by the coding sequence ATGAGGAAGGTAGTGTTGTTCCTTTCCTGTTTTCTAATCTTGGTCGGTTGTGAGTCTCTCTTTCAAGAGCAATCAGAAGAAGGAATCTTGCGCGTGCACAATGTAGCAAATAAGGACACTGCCTTGCAAACCAAGGCCTTCTTCCAACAAGCTGTTTTACCTTCTGCTGATTCCAAGCCCATTACTTCGACGAAACGTTTTGTCGTCGTGATTGACCCCGGTCACCAGAAAAAGGCGAACCTAGAAAAAGAACCCATTGGACCTGGAGCAACAGAGACGAAAATGAAAGTGTCAGGTGGAACAACAGGCACAACAACGGGAAAACCTGAATATCAGCTGACGCTGGAGGCATCTCTATTATTAAAGACTGTGCTAGAGGAACGGGGAATAGACGTGTTTCTTACACGCGAGAGTAACGACGTAAATATCAGCAACCGTGAAAGAGCGGAGTATGCCAATCATCAGGAAGCAGACCTGTTTATTCGAATGCATGCTGACGGCTCCACAAATCAACGAGTACGAGGATTTCACATTCTTGTTCCTGCCCAAAACGGTACGTATACAAAAGAAATCTATGAAACTAGCTTACAAGCTTCAGAAGTCATATTAGATGTCTTGAAAGAGGATTCTACTGTTGCTGTGAGAGGAGAGGGAGTGTCGTTTCGTGAGGATATTACAGGATTTAACTGGTCAAGTGTCACAACCATCTTATTGGAGCTGGGGTATATGACCAATCCTGAAGACGATAGAAATTTATCGAACCCTGAGTATCTCTTACATCTCATGAATCAACTAGCAACAGGAATTGAACGATTTGCTAGTGACCTAGGAAAAGAATGA
- a CDS encoding YARHG domain-containing protein — MGFCTECGERFERGQDFCQECGTKLPGTTDAPKGRSGQRKRSPSKLPLIMMILVVSLGIALFFGLKWVMDKSSNQELAKQTETKKQKDSEMKEQEEQAESSSETKTVKVSSIEGKPSEETLSDEEKIQQAVVKLREQHIQGISVGEWSITHESGERLRIEAHSIPDANLETIFALYDQRNLGPLEVWAKEVYEISAQLGEALGTSWDVYVGNHCVAQFPKRLPSNVIALYSGTCGSSIPVLTGTNREDFSLVIDERVFTKERESDMYNGNERGEYLLPESHVRRLSEFEISGLTKAELRLARNEIYARHGYVFNSEDLQRYFSAQNWYFPIHTYDGMLTDIERYNVDLIKKVEDALP, encoded by the coding sequence ATGGGGTTTTGTACGGAGTGCGGCGAACGATTTGAGAGAGGGCAAGATTTTTGTCAGGAGTGTGGAACGAAACTTCCAGGAACCACTGATGCCCCTAAAGGACGAAGCGGCCAGAGAAAGAGAAGCCCTTCCAAACTTCCACTGATCATGATGATTTTGGTGGTAAGCCTTGGTATTGCCCTGTTTTTCGGACTTAAATGGGTAATGGACAAAAGCTCAAATCAAGAGCTCGCAAAGCAAACTGAAACAAAAAAACAAAAAGATTCTGAAATGAAGGAGCAAGAAGAGCAAGCAGAGTCATCTTCAGAGACCAAAACGGTGAAGGTATCAAGTATTGAAGGAAAGCCGAGTGAAGAGACTTTAAGTGATGAGGAGAAAATTCAGCAAGCAGTCGTGAAATTAAGAGAGCAACACATTCAAGGGATTTCTGTAGGAGAGTGGAGCATTACACACGAGTCAGGGGAAAGGTTAAGAATTGAGGCACACTCCATTCCGGATGCAAATTTAGAGACCATTTTTGCTCTTTATGATCAACGAAATTTAGGACCATTAGAAGTATGGGCAAAAGAAGTGTATGAAATCAGCGCACAATTAGGTGAGGCGTTAGGAACGAGTTGGGACGTTTATGTAGGAAATCACTGTGTAGCCCAGTTTCCAAAACGATTACCCTCTAATGTAATTGCCTTGTATTCAGGAACGTGCGGGTCATCTATTCCTGTTTTGACTGGAACAAACCGGGAGGACTTTTCCTTAGTTATTGATGAACGGGTGTTTACAAAAGAGCGGGAATCGGATATGTATAACGGAAATGAACGAGGTGAGTATCTATTGCCAGAAAGTCATGTTCGAAGGCTATCTGAATTTGAAATTAGTGGGTTAACGAAAGCAGAGCTTCGTTTAGCAAGAAATGAAATTTATGCGCGCCATGGCTATGTGTTTAACTCAGAAGACCTGCAGCGTTATTTTTCGGCACAAAACTGGTACTTCCCCATTCACACGTATGATGGAATGCTAACGGATATTGAGCGGTATAACGTGGATCTAATTAAGAAAGTAGAGGATGCCTTGCCATGA
- a CDS encoding helix-turn-helix transcriptional regulator, which translates to MQTLGERLRLQRMMKNMTQAELAKELDIGTNSVNRYECDARIPKTETLQRLADYYCVSIEELKKE; encoded by the coding sequence ATGCAAACATTAGGCGAAAGGTTACGATTACAGAGAATGATGAAGAATATGACACAAGCCGAACTGGCCAAAGAGCTCGATATTGGTACAAACTCTGTCAACAGATATGAATGTGATGCTAGAATACCTAAAACTGAAACGCTCCAAAGGCTGGCAGACTACTATTGCGTATCAATAGAAGAACTAAAGAAAGAGTAA
- a CDS encoding sigma-70 family RNA polymerase sigma factor, translated as MERQQEILQSSKEEVIHTIIDQYGEDIKRLIYTYVKSYSQTDDLFQEFLISVYKNLDTFKEESLLKTWLYRIAINKCKDYLKSPIHRLFSIPFVEYLSKNEKSAEQAAIDKEKKDQFIEAILSLPIKYREVVILRYYKGLSIHEISVMLNCNESTIKSRILRGKEKLVKMTGEDIVE; from the coding sequence TTGGAGAGGCAACAAGAGATTTTACAAAGCTCTAAAGAGGAAGTCATCCATACCATTATTGATCAGTATGGAGAAGATATAAAGCGACTTATTTATACATATGTTAAAAGCTACTCACAAACGGATGATCTTTTTCAAGAGTTTTTAATTAGTGTATACAAGAACTTGGATACGTTTAAAGAAGAGTCATTACTTAAAACGTGGTTATATCGAATTGCGATTAATAAATGTAAAGATTACTTAAAATCACCTATTCATCGATTGTTTTCAATCCCATTTGTAGAGTATCTGTCTAAGAATGAGAAATCTGCAGAGCAGGCTGCCATTGATAAAGAAAAGAAAGACCAATTTATAGAAGCAATTTTATCATTACCGATTAAATATCGTGAAGTGGTGATATTGCGATACTATAAAGGCCTTAGTATTCATGAGATTAGTGTGATGTTGAATTGTAATGAATCTACAATCAAGTCAAGGATTTTACGCGGTAAGGAAAAACTAGTAAAAATGACAGGGGAGGATATAGTTGAATAA
- a CDS encoding NUDIX hydrolase — translation MTWKIMKSNETKIGRFTIIQDEVQLPNEKEISFSYIDFAKGVCILAITDEGHVLCIKQYRHALKTWQWELPAGAIDPDDPSPLVAAKRELEEETGYKAHTWTDLGSFYPSAGSTSEEIYLFLATDLVHTTQLLEESEQLELHVLEWDKLQELLNRGEFQHGAGMAVILRYVGLKKEK, via the coding sequence ATGACATGGAAAATAATGAAGAGTAATGAAACGAAAATAGGCCGCTTTACAATCATTCAAGATGAGGTACAGCTGCCAAATGAAAAGGAAATCTCTTTTTCATATATTGATTTTGCAAAAGGAGTATGCATTTTAGCTATTACAGATGAAGGACATGTGCTGTGTATAAAACAATACCGTCATGCATTAAAAACATGGCAATGGGAACTCCCGGCAGGAGCTATTGATCCGGATGATCCTAGTCCGCTCGTAGCGGCTAAGCGTGAGCTGGAGGAAGAAACAGGGTACAAAGCACATACATGGACGGACTTAGGCAGTTTTTATCCCTCAGCTGGTTCAACAAGTGAAGAAATCTATTTATTTCTCGCAACAGATTTAGTTCACACGACTCAGCTCCTTGAGGAAAGCGAGCAATTAGAGTTGCATGTGTTGGAGTGGGATAAATTGCAGGAGCTCCTAAATCGTGGTGAATTTCAACACGGTGCAGGGATGGCGGTTATTTTGAGGTATGTAGGATTGAAAAAGGAGAAATAG
- a CDS encoding DUF4870 domain-containing protein has product MERNERRMSAISYLGVLLNLLTLIGGLICAIFIYFLEGEPVKRHAKRAIISQLIPFGLLLIAVITNPGVLSLISDRVLDILGGAGYLIAYGFFVLLIFISFIVSFIWNLYQGIKVIRGKHETERPHFV; this is encoded by the coding sequence ATGGAACGAAACGAGAGAAGAATGTCTGCTATCAGTTATTTGGGAGTTCTGTTAAATTTACTAACTCTCATCGGCGGATTGATTTGTGCCATTTTTATATATTTTTTAGAGGGCGAGCCTGTGAAACGACATGCAAAACGAGCAATCATTAGTCAGCTTATACCTTTTGGCTTACTATTGATCGCAGTAATTACTAACCCAGGAGTACTTAGTCTGATTTCTGATAGGGTTCTTGATATACTTGGAGGCGCTGGCTACTTAATTGCCTATGGATTCTTTGTTCTTCTCATATTTATTTCCTTCATTGTGTCCTTTATATGGAATCTGTATCAAGGAATTAAAGTGATAAGAGGTAAGCATGAAACAGAAAGACCCCATTTCGTTTAG
- a CDS encoding sigma-70 family RNA polymerase sigma factor, translating to MENRERQPEIINMSKEEVIHYIIERYGEEIKRLIFTYVKSYAQTDDLFQEFLINTYKGLDRFHEQSSLKTWLYRIAINKCKDYLRSPFHRLFHFTDMEPLSKRDKSAEQVSMEREQQHQVVEAILSLPIKYREVVILKYYKDMSIQEIGQMLGTNESTIKSRIMRGKEILKKRGEDIFE from the coding sequence TTGGAAAACAGAGAGAGACAACCAGAGATTATAAACATGTCAAAGGAAGAAGTCATCCATTATATCATTGAACGGTACGGGGAAGAGATTAAGCGTCTTATTTTTACGTATGTGAAAAGCTATGCTCAAACAGATGATTTATTTCAGGAATTTTTGATTAACACGTATAAGGGGCTAGATCGGTTTCATGAACAATCCTCTTTAAAAACATGGCTGTATCGAATTGCGATTAACAAATGTAAGGATTACCTGCGGTCACCGTTTCACCGTTTATTTCACTTTACTGACATGGAGCCATTATCCAAACGTGATAAATCCGCAGAACAGGTTTCAATGGAAAGAGAGCAACAACATCAAGTAGTAGAAGCCATTCTGTCACTGCCAATCAAATATCGTGAGGTTGTGATTTTGAAATATTATAAGGATATGTCTATTCAAGAAATTGGTCAAATGCTGGGTACGAATGAATCCACTATTAAATCAAGAATCATGCGTGGTAAGGAGATTTTAAAGAAGAGAGGAGAGGATATCTTTGAATAA
- a CDS encoding diguanylate cyclase, with translation MLNLLKSLLISFRGRLLAGLTVCVMLITHLNMLHDTFFAHIILNEWIGLVFRVLIIFSFGFFIDYIYKIKMENVGNKEVYSSLFEHNLDASYSLNLTGHFKEVNQATSRITGYSREELVNASFLPLIADEDKSRVFSYFKQVLNGESVLLNATILHKSGERRTLNLMAVPIYVDHHIVGCIGIGRDITEELAKERELKESEERYRSLMKLQPEMMCVVSVDGIEFINQKGIEFLGLTSHREALGKHPLQFVEAGDQELFTSNFTKLLQGTKIDSLQEYQFINSQGESRVGEVSSTKIMFNGKPSVLGIVRDITEKRQAEEKLILANQLLETLSAKDGLTNVYNRRYLEQKYQEEWVACAEIDAPLSLIMLDIDCFKLYNDTYGHIAGDQCLISVSGEIEKLLAYESYTFARYGGEEFTVLLPNTKNDEAVIIAEKVRECVQSLNMEHQTSLVEPFVTISVGVATVCPAQESCAKRLIEEADQALYASKKNGKNQVTSFEECKVFLS, from the coding sequence ATGCTTAATTTACTGAAGTCACTGCTCATCTCGTTTCGAGGAAGGCTTTTAGCGGGTTTGACTGTATGCGTCATGCTCATTACTCATTTAAATATGCTACACGATACCTTTTTTGCTCATATTATCCTAAATGAATGGATAGGTCTTGTCTTTAGAGTGTTAATTATTTTCTCATTTGGTTTTTTTATTGATTATATTTATAAAATTAAAATGGAAAATGTGGGCAATAAAGAAGTGTATTCATCACTTTTTGAACATAATCTGGATGCGAGCTACAGCTTGAATCTAACAGGGCATTTTAAGGAGGTTAACCAAGCAACCTCCCGGATTACAGGATATTCACGAGAGGAGCTAGTGAATGCTAGTTTTTTACCTCTTATAGCAGATGAAGATAAATCAAGGGTCTTCTCCTATTTCAAACAAGTACTGAACGGAGAATCAGTTCTTCTCAATGCTACAATCCTTCACAAATCTGGGGAAAGAAGGACCCTTAACTTAATGGCTGTTCCCATATATGTTGATCACCATATTGTCGGATGCATCGGGATTGGAAGAGATATAACAGAAGAATTAGCCAAAGAAAGGGAACTAAAAGAGAGTGAAGAGAGATACCGATCACTGATGAAGCTACAACCGGAAATGATGTGTGTCGTGAGTGTAGATGGGATTGAGTTTATTAATCAAAAGGGAATTGAATTTCTTGGACTAACCTCTCATCGTGAGGCACTCGGAAAGCATCCATTACAATTTGTCGAAGCAGGAGATCAAGAGTTATTTACTAGTAACTTTACGAAATTACTTCAAGGTACGAAAATAGATTCCCTGCAAGAATATCAATTTATTAATTCTCAAGGAGAGTCCCGTGTAGGCGAAGTATCTTCTACTAAAATTATGTTTAATGGAAAACCAAGTGTACTCGGGATTGTACGGGATATTACAGAGAAACGACAGGCTGAGGAGAAATTAATACTAGCCAACCAGTTACTTGAGACACTTTCTGCGAAGGACGGATTAACAAACGTATATAACAGACGCTACCTTGAGCAAAAGTATCAAGAGGAATGGGTTGCATGTGCAGAAATAGATGCACCATTGTCATTAATCATGCTCGATATTGATTGCTTCAAATTATACAATGACACATACGGACACATTGCAGGAGATCAGTGTTTGATTTCGGTGAGCGGCGAGATTGAAAAGTTGTTAGCGTATGAGTCTTACACCTTTGCTAGATACGGAGGAGAGGAATTTACGGTGTTATTACCGAATACTAAAAATGATGAGGCTGTGATTATAGCAGAAAAGGTAAGAGAGTGTGTACAATCTCTAAACATGGAGCACCAAACATCCCTCGTTGAACCATTTGTGACCATTAGTGTAGGTGTGGCAACGGTGTGCCCAGCTCAAGAATCATGTGCAAAACGATTAATAGAAGAAGCGGACCAAGCATTATATGCTTCGAAGAAAAATGGAAAAAATCAAGTGACTTCATTTGAAGAATGTAAAGTGTTTCTGTCTTAG
- a CDS encoding M50 family metallopeptidase, with amino-acid sequence MSITIIFYTVLGFIITLIHHIYSHPILNFFQNLVILVYTLVHEFAHALFVFMTSGEMEAMELHFEGSGFVIHEYEHPFAAILCTFAGYSVPCLISLGFYVLLDMGYSSIVLILLAAIAVVSLLFIRNWYGFLWLSSFIGLLVLVYSNGSTTFIEHTSMFLSSIVFAGSVYGGWRIFVASFKQPDDAGDATCLAELTYVPAQIWGFIFLCISLITFFLTLSYFHYGMNIGKFLLGFIE; translated from the coding sequence ATGTCTATCACAATTATTTTCTACACAGTCCTAGGCTTTATCATTACACTCATTCATCACATATATAGCCATCCCATTTTGAATTTCTTTCAAAATCTAGTAATTTTAGTTTACACATTGGTCCATGAATTCGCTCATGCCTTATTCGTGTTCATGACATCAGGTGAAATGGAAGCGATGGAGTTACATTTTGAGGGTTCAGGGTTTGTTATACATGAATACGAACATCCATTTGCTGCAATCCTCTGTACATTTGCAGGATATTCAGTGCCCTGTCTGATTTCATTAGGCTTTTATGTATTACTTGATATGGGATATTCATCTATTGTATTGATTCTTCTTGCTGCCATTGCTGTTGTTTCATTACTATTTATTCGAAATTGGTATGGATTCTTATGGTTAAGTAGTTTCATAGGGTTACTTGTACTGGTTTATAGTAATGGCTCAACTACATTCATTGAGCACACATCCATGTTTCTCAGCTCGATTGTGTTTGCTGGCTCCGTATACGGTGGGTGGAGGATATTTGTCGCCAGCTTCAAACAACCAGATGATGCCGGTGATGCAACGTGCTTAGCTGAATTAACTTATGTTCCTGCACAGATTTGGGGATTCATCTTTCTTTGCATCTCCCTTATCACTTTCTTTCTAACACTTTCTTACTTCCATTATGGCATGAATATAGGCAAATTCCTTCTGGGATTCATAGAATAA
- a CDS encoding cytidine deaminase, with protein sequence MNKEQLMESARQIKERAYIPYSKFPVGAALLLADGSVINGVNVENVSLGATNCAERTAIFTAVANGYKKGDFKAIAVAGDTKDYLPPCSICRQVLAEFCEPDMPVYLTNDKNDILELKLKELLPYAFTDLEM encoded by the coding sequence ATGAATAAAGAGCAATTGATGGAAAGTGCACGTCAAATAAAGGAACGAGCATATATCCCATATTCAAAGTTTCCGGTAGGTGCTGCTTTATTATTAGCAGACGGTTCGGTGATTAATGGAGTAAACGTGGAGAATGTATCGTTAGGTGCAACGAACTGTGCAGAGAGAACAGCTATTTTCACTGCTGTTGCAAACGGATACAAAAAAGGTGACTTCAAGGCAATCGCGGTTGCAGGTGACACGAAGGACTATCTCCCTCCATGCAGCATCTGTAGACAAGTTCTAGCAGAGTTCTGTGAACCAGACATGCCTGTATATTTAACAAATGATAAAAATGATATCTTAGAATTAAAGCTTAAGGAATTATTGCCTTATGCGTTTACAGATTTGGAGATGTAA
- a CDS encoding N-acetylmuramoyl-L-alanine amidase family protein — translation MLNDGITMVNTSSVAYTWSFEGGENYNESEGIVVDVYIDRVDIKARDFLAKNWLKTFSVPLPVKNGWIYSDGSWYFYSNNTKLTSWNMWNQNWYYLDIEGKMKTGWIYDENKWYYLDRSGVMKTKWIYDRGQWYYLNSNGDMKTGWHYENGNWYYLKPDGAMVTGSYNVGKMPYRFHADGTWISE, via the coding sequence ATGCTTAACGACGGCATTACAATGGTGAATACAAGTTCAGTAGCCTATACTTGGAGCTTTGAAGGTGGAGAAAATTACAATGAGTCTGAAGGAATTGTGGTAGATGTCTATATTGATAGAGTAGATATTAAAGCACGTGATTTCCTTGCGAAAAACTGGTTAAAGACGTTTTCAGTTCCTTTACCAGTAAAGAATGGTTGGATCTATTCTGATGGATCGTGGTACTTTTATTCCAATAATACAAAGCTAACAAGCTGGAATATGTGGAATCAAAATTGGTACTATTTAGATATTGAAGGAAAAATGAAGACAGGTTGGATCTATGATGAAAATAAATGGTATTATTTGGATCGCTCTGGTGTGATGAAGACAAAGTGGATCTATGATCGTGGTCAATGGTACTACTTAAATTCAAATGGCGATATGAAAACAGGATGGCATTATGAAAATGGAAATTGGTACTATCTAAAGCCTGACGGAGCAATGGTAACAGGGAGCTATAATGTGGGGAAAATGCCATACCGTTTCCATGCAGACGGAACGTGGATCTCGGAGTAA
- a CDS encoding DUF4077 domain-containing protein: MQWLKNKCFSNLELESQKNNLFMFIIISAFFLGMGALGYYGYLFSSRAIPFWSVSVVIFVLGISLSYVEKAVPIYKYMMAILLLAMTYIMIHTFPETPAVYHLIYFTFAASLIYLNERLILMLGVVSLVVTMILFNTFHEQFFAYTTPGEGINFAIFLITIVVAMWGVTRIGKTLLSRLDQEKKEVLEKAKTLEETQKLLEASVEQLRQKLTVLTGNVHTSNESMSEINTAFQEVATSAQSQSEMMNNSVDLLTGLEANMVELISQVKEASSSIHASLTVSKTSEETLGGFDQNMTSLNEVMQESGQVIRELTEQTKKVNDIVDVITGISKQTSLLALNANIEAARAGEHGKGFAVVANEVWKLADESNRSAGMIQDILTDFSHRASVVEEQIKKGEQVQQESNEMLLHLRENMQSLGDFILSIDQLMAEIVQHQETSKSQSSTVVSDVTNVTSLIQETSASTEQVLASVEQEVKRNETSLEALQTVARRVSELEKILRK, from the coding sequence ATGCAATGGTTGAAAAATAAATGCTTTTCAAATTTAGAATTAGAATCACAGAAGAATAATTTGTTTATGTTCATTATTATTAGTGCATTCTTTTTAGGGATGGGAGCATTAGGGTATTACGGGTATTTATTTTCTTCGAGAGCAATTCCATTTTGGAGTGTGTCGGTTGTAATATTTGTGCTAGGGATCTCGCTTTCCTATGTGGAAAAGGCCGTTCCGATTTACAAATATATGATGGCGATTTTACTTTTAGCCATGACGTATATTATGATTCACACGTTTCCTGAAACGCCGGCTGTGTATCATTTGATTTATTTTACATTTGCCGCGTCATTAATTTATTTGAATGAGAGATTGATTCTCATGCTGGGCGTCGTATCTCTTGTTGTGACGATGATTCTCTTTAACACATTTCATGAACAGTTCTTTGCGTATACCACTCCAGGTGAAGGAATCAACTTTGCCATTTTCCTCATCACGATTGTGGTGGCAATGTGGGGTGTAACGAGAATCGGGAAAACTCTACTAAGTCGCTTAGATCAAGAAAAGAAAGAAGTACTGGAAAAGGCGAAAACCCTGGAAGAGACACAGAAACTACTTGAAGCATCTGTGGAACAACTAAGGCAAAAACTCACCGTTCTAACGGGTAACGTCCATACATCCAATGAATCCATGAGTGAAATTAACACAGCGTTTCAAGAGGTAGCCACAAGTGCGCAGTCCCAATCTGAGATGATGAACAACTCAGTAGATTTACTGACAGGACTAGAAGCGAACATGGTAGAGCTCATTAGCCAAGTAAAAGAAGCATCATCTAGTATTCATGCAAGTTTGACAGTGTCAAAGACAAGTGAAGAGACGCTAGGTGGATTTGATCAAAATATGACAAGCTTAAATGAAGTTATGCAAGAGTCAGGACAGGTAATCCGTGAATTAACAGAGCAGACGAAAAAAGTGAATGACATTGTTGACGTCATTACAGGCATTTCCAAACAAACGAGCTTGCTAGCATTAAATGCAAATATTGAGGCAGCAAGAGCAGGTGAGCATGGTAAAGGATTTGCGGTCGTGGCCAATGAAGTGTGGAAGCTGGCAGATGAATCAAATCGTTCGGCAGGTATGATTCAAGACATCTTAACAGACTTCAGTCATCGTGCAAGTGTGGTGGAAGAGCAAATTAAAAAGGGTGAACAAGTCCAGCAGGAATCTAACGAGATGCTTCTTCACCTTCGTGAGAATATGCAAAGTTTAGGAGATTTCATCCTATCCATTGATCAGCTAATGGCAGAAATTGTCCAACATCAAGAAACATCGAAATCCCAATCATCCACAGTCGTGAGTGATGTAACAAACGTGACGAGTCTCATTCAAGAAACCTCTGCCTCAACAGAGCAGGTATTAGCAAGTGTTGAACAAGAGGTGAAGCGTAACGAAACATCTTTAGAAGCATTACAAACAGTGGCGAGGCGTGTTAGTGAGTTGGAGAAGATTTTGCGAAAGTAA